The proteins below are encoded in one region of Peptoniphilus sp. GNH:
- a CDS encoding CoA transferase translates to MERLLEDVVVLDLTRVLAGPYCGMLLSDMGAKVIKIEMPKKGDDSRAYGPFENGESMYYAGLNRAKKGLSLDLKKEAGKKILIDLVKKADILIENYRPGTMEKLGLGYDVLSKANPKLIYGAVSGFGHTGPYSKRAGYDIIGQAMGGLMSTTGWPNTPPTRTGTPMGDVLGGLNLAIGVLAALHRQRMTGQGEKVDVGLVDSVISAMQNINMIYLSEGRIPKKIGNRYESTYPYDSFKAKDGDVIIAAANDKLYKQFCHLIERDDLISDERFDTISKRVKNHVEMKEEIEKWSGEKTIDYIADLLNENGIPSCPINTIDRVVKNEQFSKYRNMFPKQNHPVAGEITLTNNALKFTHSNADPYEPAPTLGQHNEFIIKEFLGYEDDFYERLKAEGVI, encoded by the coding sequence ATGGAAAGACTTTTAGAAGATGTGGTTGTTCTAGACCTAACTAGGGTTTTGGCGGGTCCATATTGTGGCATGCTCCTATCTGATATGGGGGCCAAGGTCATAAAGATAGAAATGCCTAAAAAAGGGGACGACTCCAGAGCATACGGACCTTTTGAAAATGGCGAGAGTATGTATTATGCAGGGCTTAATAGGGCCAAGAAGGGGCTTAGCCTAGACTTGAAAAAAGAAGCCGGCAAAAAAATACTTATAGATCTTGTAAAAAAGGCCGACATTTTGATTGAAAATTACAGACCGGGAACAATGGAAAAGTTGGGACTTGGATATGATGTTTTATCTAAAGCAAATCCCAAGTTAATTTATGGCGCTGTATCAGGATTTGGACACACTGGTCCATATTCTAAAAGAGCAGGATATGACATTATAGGTCAGGCTATGGGTGGACTTATGAGTACAACAGGCTGGCCAAACACTCCGCCAACTAGAACGGGAACTCCTATGGGAGATGTGCTTGGCGGTTTGAATTTAGCTATTGGGGTTTTGGCAGCCTTACACAGACAAAGAATGACTGGACAAGGGGAAAAGGTAGATGTTGGACTTGTGGATTCAGTAATTTCTGCAATGCAAAATATCAATATGATTTATTTGTCGGAAGGAAGAATCCCCAAGAAGATAGGCAATAGATATGAGTCGACCTATCCTTATGACTCTTTCAAGGCCAAGGATGGAGATGTAATAATAGCCGCTGCAAATGACAAGCTCTATAAGCAATTTTGCCACTTGATAGAAAGAGACGACCTAATAAGTGATGAAAGATTTGACACTATAAGCAAGAGAGTAAAAAATCACGTAGAAATGAAAGAAGAAATAGAAAAATGGTCAGGAGAAAAAACCATTGACTATATAGCAGATCTTTTAAATGAAAATGGAATACCCTCATGCCCGATAAATACCATTGATAGGGTAGTAAAGAATGAACAATTTTCTAAATATAGAAATATGTTTCCCAAGCAAAATCATCCAGTCGCTGGTGAAATAACTCTTACAAACAATGCCCTAAAATTCACACATTCAAACGCAGACCCCTATGAGCCGGCACCTACTCTTGGTCAGCACAATGAATTTATAATAAAAGAATTTTTGGGCTATGAAGATGATTTTTATGAAAGGCTAAAAGCAGAAGGGGTTATATAG
- a CDS encoding LysR family transcriptional regulator, whose product MDHEKAYEYLKKIHDKKSVTLAASSLFVSQPSLSQYVIRLENELGAKILIREANPIKFTEFGEFLLNRLQNINLIHKSIIKGAEEINNLDRGKVVVGALNFHSIMLLSKIIPMFSKKYPNIEINIVEGTLLELEDLAGLGNTDFSILMLPLKSKDLTYDFLMEEKVLIAASDKSDLALRYKGSKKPCEKFIKIDINELQNEKFIILTPEKRLRTAFEETARILNKTPQVLTETNDITNAVILAASGLGITFCPSLFSIESAQNFPLTFFSPIQKLSIRPIVAAYNKAYPLSKSARCFLDMIKDFCQQITND is encoded by the coding sequence ATGGATCACGAAAAAGCTTATGAATATTTAAAAAAGATTCACGATAAAAAAAGTGTTACTCTTGCTGCTAGCAGCCTATTTGTTTCTCAGCCATCTCTTAGTCAGTATGTGATAAGATTGGAAAATGAATTGGGTGCTAAAATTCTAATAAGAGAAGCAAATCCAATAAAATTTACAGAGTTTGGGGAGTTTTTGCTAAATAGACTTCAAAATATAAATCTGATTCATAAGAGTATAATAAAGGGCGCAGAAGAGATAAATAATTTAGACAGAGGCAAAGTAGTTGTCGGTGCTTTAAACTTTCACAGCATAATGCTCTTGTCAAAAATCATTCCCATGTTTAGTAAAAAATATCCCAATATTGAAATTAATATAGTTGAGGGAACTCTGCTAGAATTAGAGGATCTTGCAGGTTTAGGAAATACTGATTTTTCGATTCTAATGCTGCCTTTAAAAAGCAAAGACTTGACCTATGATTTTTTGATGGAAGAAAAAGTTCTAATCGCAGCAAGTGATAAATCCGATTTGGCACTGAGATACAAGGGCAGTAAAAAGCCCTGTGAAAAGTTTATAAAAATAGATATAAATGAATTGCAAAACGAAAAATTTATAATTCTAACACCTGAAAAAAGACTCAGAACTGCCTTTGAAGAAACTGCCAGAATTCTTAATAAGACTCCACAAGTCCTAACCGAGACAAATGATATCACTAATGCTGTAATTCTTGCCGCATCAGGACTTGGCATCACTTTTTGTCCGAGCCTTTTTAGTATAGAGTCTGCGCAAAACTTCCCCCTGACCTTCTTTTCTCCAATCCAAAAACTCTCTATAAGACCTATTGTCGCTGCATATAACAAGGCCTATCCTCTTAGCAAATCTGCTCGTTGCTTTCTAGATATGATAAAAGATTTTTGTCAACAAATTACAAATGATTAA
- a CDS encoding M48 family metallopeptidase produces the protein MKFVINKKQVRNIIFRLTGEDELNVTAPLYMDNKKIESIIYKNMSKIKKLVEDDKNRISYENPKDLSYIYLFGEKITLEQAEKEKTYFKDGILYIAKNKNIEREIDKFYKKEMEDYLAERVKFYEKILGKGPENLRLRKMKSRWGTCYKDRSLIILNTYLAKRKKEDIDYVLAHEMTHLFEDNHSKDFYKLLEQIEPNYKKIRSQMGRV, from the coding sequence ATGAAATTTGTAATAAACAAAAAGCAGGTAAGAAATATTATATTTCGTCTTACAGGGGAGGATGAATTAAATGTCACAGCTCCTCTTTATATGGACAACAAGAAGATAGAAAGCATAATTTACAAAAACATGTCCAAAATAAAAAAACTAGTAGAAGACGATAAAAATAGAATAAGTTATGAAAACCCCAAAGACCTATCCTATATTTACTTGTTTGGCGAAAAAATTACACTAGAGCAAGCAGAAAAGGAAAAGACGTATTTTAAAGACGGCATTTTATATATAGCAAAAAATAAAAATATAGAAAGAGAAATAGATAAGTTCTACAAAAAAGAAATGGAAGATTATCTGGCAGAAAGAGTCAAATTCTATGAAAAAATTTTGGGTAAAGGGCCAGAGAATCTAAGACTTAGAAAAATGAAATCTAGATGGGGAACTTGCTACAAGGACAGGAGCCTTATAATACTAAATACTTATCTTGCAAAAAGAAAAAAAGAAGATATAGACTATGTCCTAGCCCATGAGATGACGCATCTATTCGAAGACAATCACTCCAAAGACTTTTATAAACTTTTAGAGCAAATAGAACCCAATTACAAAAAAATCAGATCCCAAATGGGCAGGGTCTAG
- the typA gene encoding translational GTPase TypA, with product MNKIKDIRNVAIIAHVDHGKTTLVDALLKQSGVFRENQNVAERVMDSGDIERERGITILSKNTAVSYKNTKINIIDTPGHADFGGEVERVLKMVDGVVLLVDAFEGPMPQTKFVLKKAFELNLLPIVCINKIDRDGARPNEVVDEVLDLFIELGADESVLECPFVFTSAKFGKASLNLDKMKDNMEDLFDTIIDYIPSPAAKEGPFQLLISTIDYNDYVGRIGIGKIERGEISPQKPVVIVNALKKDQQKKVKITEVFEYEGLQRVPVEVSSAGSIVAVSGIEDINIGDTICSPEDPTPLEFVKISEPTISMTFSVNDSPFAGREGKFLTTRQIRSRLFRELQTDVSLRVEDTETTDAFKVSGRGELHLSVLIESMRREGYEFQVSKPQVLFKKEADGLYEPMEILTIHVSNDFVGAVIDKIGRRKGEMVSMEEPSGGYAKLEFRIPARGLIGYRQEFLTDTKGMGIMNSIFDGYEKYKGDIEKRQVASIISFDTGTASAYGLNNAQDRGNLFIEPGEEVYEGQVVGESPKGVELEVSVTKTKKQSNVRASGSDEALKLSPAIKMTLEEAIEFIEEDELIEVTPKNIRVRKRILSTQARYKSKKK from the coding sequence ATGAATAAGATTAAGGATATAAGAAATGTGGCAATAATCGCCCACGTCGATCATGGAAAGACCACCTTGGTAGATGCTCTTTTAAAGCAATCAGGAGTTTTTAGAGAAAATCAAAATGTGGCAGAAAGAGTTATGGACTCGGGAGATATAGAAAGAGAAAGAGGAATTACCATACTTTCTAAAAATACTGCTGTCTCATACAAGAATACTAAAATAAATATAATAGACACACCCGGCCATGCTGATTTTGGCGGAGAGGTAGAACGTGTACTTAAGATGGTAGATGGGGTAGTTTTGCTTGTGGATGCTTTCGAAGGTCCCATGCCTCAAACTAAGTTTGTTTTGAAAAAAGCCTTTGAATTGAATCTACTTCCCATAGTATGTATAAACAAGATAGATAGAGATGGAGCAAGGCCTAATGAAGTAGTAGATGAAGTGCTAGACCTTTTTATAGAGCTGGGTGCTGATGAAAGCGTCTTGGAATGTCCATTTGTATTTACATCAGCTAAATTTGGAAAGGCATCTTTGAATTTGGACAAGATGAAGGATAATATGGAAGATCTTTTTGACACAATAATCGACTATATTCCAAGTCCTGCTGCTAAAGAAGGCCCCTTCCAACTTTTGATTTCTACAATAGATTACAATGACTATGTAGGAAGAATCGGGATTGGCAAAATAGAAAGGGGAGAAATTTCTCCACAAAAGCCAGTTGTAATAGTAAATGCTTTGAAAAAAGACCAACAAAAAAAGGTAAAGATTACAGAAGTGTTTGAATATGAAGGCTTGCAAAGAGTGCCTGTTGAAGTGTCATCAGCTGGCTCCATAGTTGCTGTGTCTGGAATTGAAGATATCAATATAGGAGATACAATTTGTTCGCCAGAAGACCCGACTCCACTTGAATTTGTGAAGATATCAGAACCAACCATATCAATGACATTTTCTGTAAACGACTCTCCTTTTGCGGGCAGAGAAGGCAAGTTTTTGACTACTCGTCAAATAAGATCAAGGCTTTTTAGAGAGCTGCAAACTGATGTGAGCCTTAGAGTTGAAGATACAGAAACAACAGATGCCTTTAAAGTGTCTGGAAGAGGCGAGCTGCATCTTTCAGTTTTGATCGAAAGTATGAGAAGAGAAGGCTATGAATTTCAAGTGTCCAAGCCTCAAGTGCTTTTCAAAAAAGAAGCAGATGGCTTATATGAGCCTATGGAAATATTGACAATTCATGTATCAAATGATTTTGTAGGAGCTGTAATAGATAAGATAGGCAGAAGAAAGGGAGAAATGGTCTCCATGGAAGAGCCCTCGGGCGGATATGCCAAGCTAGAATTCAGAATCCCTGCTAGAGGTTTAATAGGATATAGACAAGAGTTTTTGACAGATACAAAGGGAATGGGAATAATGAATTCAATATTTGACGGATATGAAAAATACAAGGGCGATATAGAAAAAAGACAAGTTGCATCAATTATATCTTTTGACACTGGAACAGCCTCTGCCTATGGGCTAAACAATGCTCAAGATAGGGGAAATCTCTTTATAGAACCGGGAGAAGAAGTATATGAAGGTCAAGTTGTAGGAGAAAGTCCCAAGGGAGTAGAACTTGAAGTATCTGTTACAAAGACAAAGAAACAGTCCAATGTCAGAGCATCAGGTTCAGACGAAGCCTTAAAATTATCTCCTGCTATTAAGATGACCTTGGAAGAAGCAATCGAATTTATAGAAGAAGACGAATTAATAGAAGTAACTCCCAAGAATATAAGAGTCAGAAAGAGAATTTTGAGCACTCAAGCAAGGTACAAGTCAAAGAAAAAATAA
- a CDS encoding ATP-binding protein: protein MICFCESLNSNIAYIKGFVQRAIESIRPYIKDDATLFDFKVILNELLVNGIIHGNGECLDKYVKLSICFDGKSIFIKVSDEGEGVNRNCKDPRELRCNGRGLLIVEALTDKLLIEGNQITVLKIL, encoded by the coding sequence ATGATTTGTTTTTGCGAAAGTCTAAATAGCAATATAGCATACATAAAGGGATTTGTACAAAGGGCTATTGAAAGCATAAGGCCTTACATAAAGGATGATGCGACTCTTTTTGATTTTAAGGTGATTTTAAATGAGCTGCTCGTAAATGGGATTATCCATGGCAATGGCGAGTGCCTAGACAAGTATGTCAAGCTCTCAATTTGCTTTGATGGCAAGAGTATTTTTATTAAGGTAAGCGATGAGGGAGAGGGCGTCAATAGAAATTGCAAAGATCCAAGAGAATTGCGATGTAATGGCAGAGGACTCTTGATTGTGGAGGCCTTAACTGATAAATTATTAATAGAGGGCAACCAGATTACAGTTTTAAAAATCTTGTAA
- a CDS encoding rubredoxin yields MKKYECQVCGYIYDPAVGDEDGGIDAGTAFENLPADWVCPLCGASKEDFEPAE; encoded by the coding sequence ATGAAGAAATATGAATGTCAAGTATGTGGATACATCTATGATCCTGCCGTAGGAGATGAAGACGGCGGAATCGATGCAGGTACAGCATTTGAAAACCTTCCTGCAGATTGGGTTTGCCCACTTTGCGGAGCTTCAAAAGAAGATTTTGAACCAGCAGAATAA
- a CDS encoding MerR family transcriptional regulator, with protein sequence MLRNEIQEKTGLSRKAIEYYEEKGLIHPKKLENGYRNYNKDDLELLIKISTFRTLGMSIAEIEKCLSDYKSLSTVIRQKENELYIDEKRKNVLSLILNGEKEEVVKKDIAEIEAQETLYEKLVRVWPGYLGQLIFASYRPFLSEILDSKNKMAFEEYIRFLDNLPEFNLSKDEKDYIEKVSLSFDMKALNNLVESKNRAIENADKWLEENKEILARYESYQNSDAYKNSEMKKIKDKLKAFMEENKYYENAIPLIRAFSKSYNEYYEKLLRANEKYLKHKF encoded by the coding sequence ATGCTAAGAAATGAAATTCAAGAAAAGACGGGTTTAAGCAGAAAGGCAATAGAATATTATGAAGAAAAGGGGCTTATACATCCTAAAAAGCTTGAAAATGGTTATAGAAACTACAATAAAGACGATCTAGAATTACTAATAAAAATATCAACCTTTAGGACCTTGGGCATGAGTATAGCTGAAATAGAAAAATGCCTATCAGATTATAAGAGCTTGTCCACAGTTATAAGACAAAAAGAGAATGAGCTTTATATTGATGAAAAGAGAAAAAATGTGCTAAGCCTTATATTGAATGGAGAAAAAGAAGAAGTTGTCAAAAAAGATATTGCTGAGATTGAGGCGCAAGAAACTCTGTATGAAAAATTGGTAAGAGTTTGGCCCGGGTATTTGGGCCAGCTTATATTTGCATCTTATAGACCTTTTTTAAGTGAGATTTTAGATAGTAAAAATAAAATGGCATTCGAAGAATATATAAGATTTTTGGATAATCTTCCTGAATTTAATTTGAGCAAAGATGAGAAGGATTATATTGAAAAGGTGAGTCTTAGTTTTGATATGAAGGCCTTAAATAATTTGGTCGAAAGCAAAAATAGGGCAATTGAAAATGCGGATAAATGGCTTGAAGAAAATAAAGAAATACTAGCAAGATATGAGTCCTACCAAAATAGTGATGCATATAAAAATAGCGAGATGAAAAAGATTAAGGATAAGCTTAAGGCCTTCATGGAAGAAAATAAGTATTATGAGAATGCCATCCCTCTTATTAGAGCCTTTAGCAAGAGCTATAATGAGTATTATGAAAAATTATTAAGGGCCAATGAAAAATATTTAAAGCACAAGTTTTAA
- a CDS encoding aminotransferase class I/II-fold pyridoxal phosphate-dependent enzyme yields MKFDFESIIDRRGLDAIAIDGIGKDIKPAPQEPKPGFDVIPMWIADMNFKTAQGVVDSIKKRVDHPIYGYFAPRKEYFDAIIKWHEKYKKVEGLEAKHIGYENGVLGGLISAMNVFCSRGDKVLVHSPTYVGFTRALENNGYEIIHSPLVLDENNIYRMDFEDMEKKLENHKIHAAIFCSPHNPTGRVWEREEIERAMEIYKKHDVYVVSDEIWSDIIIGPNEHITSQSVSEDSKQRTVALYAPSKTFNLAGLVGSYHVIYNDYIRQRIEKESSLSNYNQINLLSMYALIGAYNESGREWVEEMKKTIKNNVDYACKFIDDNFKGVTYSKPQGTYMLFIDCDKYCREKHKSMDEIIKAGWDVGIAWQDGRSFHGKSHIRINLALPLAMVKEAFKRMKTYVFTE; encoded by the coding sequence ATGAAATTTGATTTTGAATCTATTATAGATAGAAGGGGTTTGGATGCTATTGCCATAGATGGCATAGGCAAGGATATAAAACCAGCACCACAAGAGCCAAAACCTGGATTTGATGTCATACCAATGTGGATTGCAGATATGAATTTCAAAACAGCACAAGGGGTTGTAGATAGTATAAAAAAGAGGGTAGACCATCCAATATATGGATACTTTGCTCCACGCAAGGAATATTTTGATGCAATTATAAAATGGCATGAGAAGTATAAGAAGGTTGAAGGCCTTGAAGCTAAACATATAGGATATGAAAATGGAGTACTTGGAGGACTTATTTCTGCTATGAATGTCTTTTGTTCTAGAGGAGATAAGGTCTTAGTTCATAGCCCAACCTATGTGGGATTTACTAGAGCCTTGGAGAACAACGGCTATGAAATCATTCATTCTCCACTTGTGCTTGATGAAAATAATATTTACAGAATGGATTTCGAAGATATGGAAAAGAAACTGGAAAATCATAAAATCCATGCGGCCATATTTTGCAGTCCCCACAATCCCACTGGAAGAGTCTGGGAAAGAGAAGAGATAGAAAGGGCTATGGAAATTTATAAAAAGCATGATGTATATGTAGTTTCTGATGAAATTTGGTCTGATATAATAATCGGTCCAAATGAACACATTACAAGTCAATCAGTTTCAGAAGATTCAAAACAAAGAACTGTCGCCTTATATGCACCATCAAAAACTTTTAATCTGGCAGGTCTTGTAGGATCATATCATGTGATCTATAACGATTATATAAGACAGAGAATAGAAAAAGAGTCATCTCTTTCCAACTACAACCAAATCAATCTTTTGTCTATGTACGCCCTAATCGGAGCCTATAATGAAAGCGGTCGTGAGTGGGTAGAAGAGATGAAAAAGACCATAAAAAACAACGTGGACTATGCCTGCAAGTTTATAGACGACAACTTCAAAGGAGTAACTTATTCAAAACCTCAAGGCACCTATATGCTGTTTATTGATTGTGACAAATATTGCCGCGAAAAGCACAAAAGCATGGATGAAATAATAAAGGCTGGCTGGGATGTTGGAATAGCTTGGCAAGATGGTAGAAGTTTTCATGGTAAAAGTCACATAAGAATTAATCTAGCCCTGCCACTTGCAATGGTAAAAGAAGCCTTTAAGAGGATGAAGACCTATGTCTTTACAGAGTAG
- a CDS encoding V-type ATP synthase subunit D, translating to MARLNVTPTRMNLHALRSRLATSTRGHKLLKDKQDELMRRFIESIKENKILRERVEAALTESFHDFFLAAAIMSPEVMEEAVALPTQKTLLDIDVKNVMSVMIPEMKFHTEKISESGSIFPYGYANTTSDLDDAISKLQEVTEDLLKLAQMEKASQLMADEIEKTRRRVNALEYKTIPDLEETIKYIRQKLDENDRATITRLMKVKDIISKEKTKEPKREAKAEDLMV from the coding sequence ATGGCAAGGCTCAATGTGACGCCAACTAGGATGAATCTTCATGCCTTGCGCTCTAGGCTTGCCACCTCTACAAGAGGTCATAAACTTTTAAAGGATAAGCAAGATGAACTCATGAGGAGATTTATTGAATCTATAAAGGAAAACAAAATTTTAAGAGAGAGGGTCGAAGCGGCTCTTACAGAATCTTTTCACGATTTCTTTCTGGCAGCAGCTATTATGAGTCCAGAGGTGATGGAAGAGGCGGTTGCACTTCCTACTCAAAAGACTTTGCTGGATATAGATGTAAAAAATGTCATGAGTGTTATGATTCCTGAAATGAAATTCCATACAGAAAAAATTTCAGAATCGGGCTCCATCTTTCCTTATGGTTATGCTAATACAACCTCAGATCTTGATGATGCAATTTCTAAGTTGCAAGAAGTTACAGAGGATTTATTAAAGCTAGCTCAGATGGAAAAAGCATCTCAGTTGATGGCAGATGAAATAGAAAAGACCAGAAGAAGGGTAAATGCTCTAGAGTACAAGACGATACCCGATTTGGAAGAAACTATAAAATATATACGCCAAAAACTTGATGAAAATGATAGAGCCACCATTACAAGGCTTATGAAGGTAAAAGATATAATTTCAAAAGAAAAGACCAAAGAACCAAAAAGAGAAGCGAAAGCTGAAGATCTTATGGTCTAA
- a CDS encoding V-type ATP synthase subunit B, whose protein sequence is MLKEYKSVTEVVGPLMIVEGVEGVTYEELVDIQLQNGEKRRGRVIEIEGSKAMVQIFEGSAGINLKQTSVRFLGRPLELGVSGDMIGRVFDGLGNPIDDGPRIMPEKKLDINGTPINPVSRDYPSEFIQTGISTIDGLNTLVRGQKLPIFSGSGLPHNEVAAQIARQARVLGKGDKFAVVFAAMGITFEEAQFFIDDFTKTGAIDRAVLFMNLADDPAIERLATPKMALTCAEYLAFDLGMHVLVILTDMTNYAEALREVSAARKEVPGRRGYPGYLYTDLAGIYERAGRVKGRGGSITQIPILTMPEDDITHPIPDLTGYITEGQIILSRELYKQGIQPPINAIPSLSRLKDKGIGEGKTREDHADTMNQIYAGYTAGKEAKELSVILGESALSDADKAFAKFSDEFEAKYVDQGYYTNRSIEDTLNLGWELLSILPKTELKRIKDKYIEKYLPSKTEKEEEQGAD, encoded by the coding sequence ATGTTAAAGGAATATAAATCCGTCACAGAAGTTGTAGGACCTCTAATGATAGTAGAAGGTGTCGAAGGGGTAACCTATGAAGAACTCGTAGATATACAACTTCAAAACGGTGAAAAGAGAAGAGGCCGTGTAATAGAAATTGAAGGCTCCAAGGCCATGGTTCAAATTTTTGAAGGCTCAGCTGGTATCAACCTCAAACAAACAAGTGTGAGATTCTTAGGTAGACCCTTGGAACTTGGAGTATCGGGCGATATGATCGGCAGAGTTTTTGACGGTCTTGGAAATCCGATTGATGATGGTCCTAGAATCATGCCTGAAAAGAAACTAGATATAAACGGAACACCTATAAACCCTGTATCCAGAGACTATCCTTCAGAATTTATTCAAACAGGAATATCGACAATAGATGGACTAAACACTCTAGTAAGAGGACAAAAACTTCCTATATTTTCTGGATCTGGTCTACCTCACAATGAAGTAGCTGCGCAAATTGCAAGACAAGCCAGAGTTTTGGGAAAGGGAGACAAATTTGCAGTAGTATTTGCAGCTATGGGTATCACTTTCGAAGAAGCTCAATTCTTTATTGACGACTTTACAAAGACAGGAGCCATAGATAGGGCAGTGCTATTTATGAACTTGGCTGATGACCCAGCTATTGAAAGACTAGCAACTCCAAAGATGGCACTAACTTGTGCCGAATATTTGGCTTTTGATTTAGGTATGCATGTTCTAGTAATTTTGACAGACATGACAAACTACGCCGAGGCCCTTAGGGAAGTGTCAGCGGCTCGTAAAGAAGTGCCTGGTCGTCGTGGTTATCCAGGATATCTTTACACAGACTTGGCAGGCATATATGAAAGAGCTGGTCGTGTGAAGGGAAGGGGAGGTTCTATTACTCAAATACCTATTTTGACAATGCCAGAAGATGATATCACTCACCCAATTCCTGACTTGACAGGATACATTACAGAAGGACAAATTATACTTTCTCGTGAACTCTATAAGCAAGGGATTCAGCCACCTATAAATGCAATCCCATCCCTATCTAGATTAAAGGATAAGGGGATTGGCGAAGGCAAGACAAGAGAAGACCATGCTGATACCATGAACCAAATATATGCAGGTTATACGGCTGGTAAGGAGGCCAAAGAGCTTTCAGTAATCCTTGGAGAAAGTGCTCTTTCAGATGCCGACAAGGCTTTTGCAAAATTCTCAGATGAATTTGAAGCAAAATATGTAGACCAAGGATACTACACTAATAGGTCAATTGAAGATACCTTGAATTTGGGTTGGGAACTTCTTAGCATCTTACCGAAGACAGAGCTAAAGAGAATCAAGGATAAGTATATAGAAAAATATTTACCATCAAAAACTGAAAAAGAAGAAGAGCAAGGAGCTGATTAA